Proteins found in one Luteimonas chenhongjianii genomic segment:
- a CDS encoding FliH/SctL family protein, translated as MSSSEATAPISSVARPARAVSVFERRQFDRGLSAPIVRAAEWQSLEDLDTLLARVNTLYQEAEAEVQKAREQGYAEGFAEGLERVKQQMTEQLASLNERRARVLGEAVGRIGDLACAIVARIAPGFDASQVVPALVMRAVESAQAEQFLMIRVHPDARAGVAQGLGAVRQAHPGVGVIELVDDESLDPLSCVVVSEAGEVRAGVSQQIEAIRAALAQASAAAGA; from the coding sequence ATGTCGAGTTCCGAAGCCACCGCTCCAATCTCCAGCGTCGCGCGGCCAGCCCGCGCGGTGTCGGTATTCGAGCGTCGGCAGTTCGATCGCGGCCTGTCCGCGCCGATCGTCCGCGCCGCCGAATGGCAATCGCTGGAGGACCTCGACACATTGCTCGCCCGTGTGAACACGCTGTATCAGGAGGCTGAAGCCGAGGTACAGAAAGCCCGGGAGCAGGGCTATGCGGAAGGCTTTGCCGAAGGTCTCGAGCGCGTCAAGCAGCAGATGACCGAACAGCTCGCCTCGCTCAACGAGCGACGCGCCCGCGTGCTCGGCGAAGCGGTCGGACGCATCGGTGATCTGGCATGCGCGATCGTGGCCCGCATCGCCCCCGGTTTCGACGCGTCCCAGGTCGTGCCCGCGCTGGTGATGCGTGCAGTCGAATCGGCGCAGGCCGAACAGTTCCTGATGATCCGCGTCCATCCCGATGCCCGCGCCGGCGTCGCCCAGGGCCTCGGTGCAGTGCGCCAGGCCCACCCGGGCGTGGGCGTCATCGAACTGGTCGACGATGAAAGCCTCGACCCGCTGAGCTGTGTGGTCGTGTCCGAGGCGGGAGAGGTCCGTGCGGGCGTGAGTCAGCAGATCGAAGCGATCCGCGCGGCACTGGCGCAGGCAAGCGCTGCGGCGGGCGCATGA
- a CDS encoding EscJ/YscJ/HrcJ family type III secretion inner membrane ring protein, translating to MGVLLACMLLAGCGGTALYSSVDERQANEMMGALIGSGIQAQKKPAASKVGWDVFVADSDMPQAMDVLRARGLPRENFQNLGDIFKKEGFASSATDERGRYLHALQQEITQTLSMLPGVAQARVHLALPERDPLGGATGKTSAAVWIFEQPGANVRDREADIKIVVKDGVEGLTDINQVSVKFVSMPAPAETAQSGGTAMALSGASPVAIVIAALVVALLGVAFAFAGRLKARKPVSADKAAPARWQG from the coding sequence ATGGGCGTGTTGCTCGCCTGCATGCTGCTCGCCGGCTGCGGCGGAACCGCGCTCTACAGCTCGGTCGACGAGCGCCAGGCCAACGAGATGATGGGGGCCCTCATCGGGTCCGGTATCCAGGCGCAGAAGAAGCCCGCCGCGAGCAAGGTCGGCTGGGACGTGTTCGTGGCCGACAGCGACATGCCGCAGGCAATGGACGTGCTTCGGGCCCGGGGCCTGCCGCGGGAGAACTTCCAGAACCTCGGCGACATTTTCAAGAAGGAGGGTTTCGCGTCCTCGGCCACCGACGAGCGCGGCCGCTACCTGCATGCCCTGCAGCAGGAGATCACCCAGACCCTGTCGATGCTGCCGGGCGTTGCCCAGGCCCGCGTGCACCTGGCCTTGCCGGAGCGCGATCCGCTGGGCGGCGCCACCGGCAAGACCTCGGCGGCGGTCTGGATCTTCGAGCAGCCCGGCGCCAACGTCCGCGACCGCGAGGCCGACATCAAGATCGTCGTCAAGGACGGCGTCGAAGGCCTGACCGACATCAACCAGGTCTCGGTGAAGTTCGTCTCCATGCCGGCGCCCGCCGAGACCGCGCAGTCCGGCGGCACCGCGATGGCGCTGTCTGGGGCCAGCCCGGTGGCGATCGTCATCGCGGCGCTCGTCGTGGCGTTGCTTGGCGTTGCATTCGCGTTCGCAGGGCGGCTGAAGGCGCGCAAGCCCGTGTCGGCGGACAAGGCCGCCCCGGCGCGCTGGCAGGGCTGA
- a CDS encoding FHA domain-containing protein, which yields MTEHQTTAHNVLRIVDGLHAGASRVLASEEMILVGSGDDCDIVLADDGVAAHHALVSLVGGRFLVRALDAPVKIGAQAIDPGDPVELSAVQPIHIGEAVIAFGREDDPAWDAFVTVFAPDDEAQPPRSAFVRKLPWIAGAAALSLASLAIFAAVLPAPDNSAEQRDRLTALLDEHRVANVQISDAANGRATVTGAVDDSATLERLRNQVRAENIDATLQIRTGENIASDVAEMFRGHSIPVQARYVGNGDVEVVGEFKDGAEIERIAWSRAVADIPGVQRIVPRTPGGAIPADELEQANEPPEVHIVSIVRGANPHLLASDGTRFVPGEKIPGKGELISIGEFAHVLSADGQLTKVIPGPPPVAEAPAAADGDAGDDGVDPRFAAVVSNVNAGDRVARTPAAEGAATTRH from the coding sequence ATGACCGAGCACCAAACCACGGCGCACAACGTGCTGCGCATCGTCGACGGACTGCATGCCGGTGCGAGCCGCGTGCTGGCGTCCGAGGAGATGATTCTTGTCGGCAGCGGCGATGATTGCGACATCGTGCTGGCCGACGATGGCGTGGCCGCCCACCACGCGCTGGTGAGCCTGGTCGGTGGACGCTTCCTGGTGCGGGCGCTCGATGCGCCGGTGAAGATCGGCGCGCAGGCGATTGACCCGGGCGATCCCGTGGAGCTGTCCGCGGTCCAGCCGATCCACATCGGCGAGGCGGTGATCGCGTTCGGCCGCGAGGATGACCCGGCGTGGGATGCGTTCGTCACCGTCTTCGCCCCCGACGACGAGGCCCAGCCGCCGCGCAGCGCGTTCGTGCGCAAGCTGCCCTGGATCGCCGGGGCCGCAGCGCTTTCGCTGGCTTCGCTGGCGATTTTCGCCGCCGTACTGCCGGCACCCGACAACAGCGCGGAGCAGCGCGACCGGTTGACCGCGCTTCTGGATGAGCATCGTGTGGCCAATGTGCAGATCAGTGACGCCGCGAACGGTCGCGCCACGGTGACCGGCGCCGTCGACGACAGCGCAACACTGGAGCGGCTGCGCAATCAGGTGCGCGCCGAGAACATCGACGCCACGCTGCAGATCCGCACCGGCGAGAACATCGCCAGCGATGTCGCCGAGATGTTTCGCGGCCATTCGATTCCGGTGCAGGCGCGCTACGTCGGCAATGGCGATGTGGAAGTGGTCGGCGAGTTCAAGGATGGCGCCGAAATCGAACGGATCGCCTGGTCGCGTGCGGTGGCCGACATCCCGGGCGTCCAGCGCATCGTGCCGCGAACCCCGGGCGGTGCGATTCCGGCCGACGAACTCGAGCAGGCGAATGAGCCGCCCGAGGTCCACATCGTCTCCATCGTGCGCGGCGCCAACCCGCATCTGCTGGCGTCGGACGGGACGCGGTTCGTGCCGGGGGAAAAGATTCCCGGGAAGGGCGAGCTCATTTCGATCGGCGAGTTCGCTCACGTGCTGAGCGCCGACGGTCAGTTGACCAAGGTCATCCCGGGCCCGCCACCTGTAGCCGAGGCGCCTGCGGCGGCGGACGGTGACGCGGGAGATGACGGCGTGGACCCGCGGTTCGCGGCGGTCGTCTCGAACGTCAATGCCGGTGACCGGGTTGCGCGAACGCCGGCTGCCGAAGGTGCGGCGACGACGCGTCACTAG
- the sctV gene encoding type III secretion system export apparatus subunit SctV — MRALLATLTGAPAGAAPRAKLGYSDVVLAFAAVTIISVMILPLPLVILDTLVAVNISIGFGLLLLGIYIPTPVAFSSFPSVLLLTTLFRLAISIAITRSILLHAEGGHIVETFGNLVAGGNLVVGMVVFLIITVVQFIVIAKGAERVAEVAARFTLDAMPGKQLSIDSDLRAGLIDKDEARRKRRLLETESQLHGSLDGAMKFVKGDAIAGIVIILINLLGGLAIGVLQRGMPLAEATHVYSILTIGDGLVSQIPAILATIAAGLIVTRTTGEIDDRHLGDAITRQVSGQPRVILITGILALLMTLIPGFPWAVFLVLGVGLLTFSAYHYRHQFELLRRAFRVTDEEVVADAQQSMERDDLAPPPPLQLQVSPLLAQTLGGHNLEARVVDVAQRLREEYGVPVPVPSLRIVPTLGEDEYRLTAFGARIATGRLRSDAVLEPQPDTAANASKLAGFYPAVVAGEWVQTPSESTQAPLDVLGNHAAAAIRRRMGGFLGIQETSNLFAKMQRDYPDLVKEMLRVVAPQRVADVLRRLSEEGVPVRNLRDAFEAITDVGGREKDVVLLTEYVRVALKREIADRYSDDERTLHVLLIHPELEDKLRQSVRVAGGASQLAISPELAGRLGNEVRAHLARQAPGVKPVLLCSLDVRRHLRKLMEVDFFDLPVLSYQELAPDLRIVQAGQINA; from the coding sequence ATGAGGGCGTTACTCGCCACGCTGACCGGGGCTCCCGCCGGCGCCGCCCCCCGCGCCAAGCTCGGTTACAGCGATGTGGTCCTCGCCTTCGCGGCGGTGACGATCATCAGCGTGATGATCCTGCCGCTGCCGCTCGTGATCCTCGACACGCTGGTCGCGGTCAACATCTCGATCGGCTTCGGCCTGCTCCTGCTGGGCATCTACATTCCGACGCCGGTGGCGTTCTCCAGCTTCCCCAGCGTGCTGCTGCTGACCACGCTGTTCCGGCTGGCCATCTCGATCGCGATCACCCGCTCGATCCTGCTGCACGCCGAGGGCGGCCACATCGTCGAGACCTTCGGCAACCTGGTCGCCGGCGGCAACCTGGTGGTCGGCATGGTGGTGTTCCTCATCATCACCGTCGTGCAGTTCATCGTCATCGCCAAGGGCGCCGAGCGCGTCGCCGAAGTCGCCGCCCGCTTCACCCTCGATGCGATGCCGGGCAAGCAGCTGTCGATCGACTCCGATCTGCGCGCAGGCCTGATCGACAAGGACGAAGCGCGCCGCAAGCGCCGCCTGCTTGAGACCGAAAGCCAGCTGCACGGCTCGCTCGACGGCGCAATGAAGTTCGTCAAGGGCGACGCCATCGCCGGCATCGTCATCATCCTGATCAACCTGCTCGGCGGCCTCGCGATCGGCGTGCTCCAGCGCGGCATGCCGCTGGCCGAGGCGACCCACGTCTACAGCATCCTGACCATCGGCGATGGCCTGGTGTCGCAGATCCCGGCGATCCTCGCCACGATCGCGGCCGGCCTCATCGTCACGCGCACCACGGGCGAGATCGACGACCGCCATCTGGGAGACGCGATCACGCGGCAGGTCTCGGGCCAGCCGCGGGTGATCCTGATCACCGGCATCCTCGCGCTGCTGATGACGCTGATTCCCGGCTTTCCCTGGGCGGTCTTTCTCGTGCTCGGCGTGGGACTGCTCACCTTCAGCGCCTATCACTACCGCCACCAGTTCGAACTGCTGCGCCGCGCGTTCCGTGTCACCGACGAAGAGGTGGTGGCGGACGCACAGCAGTCGATGGAACGCGACGACCTGGCGCCTCCGCCGCCGCTGCAACTGCAGGTATCGCCACTGCTGGCGCAGACGCTCGGCGGCCACAACCTCGAAGCGCGGGTCGTCGATGTGGCGCAGCGTCTGCGCGAGGAATACGGCGTGCCGGTGCCGGTGCCATCGCTGCGCATCGTGCCGACGCTCGGCGAAGACGAATACCGTCTCACCGCGTTCGGCGCGCGCATCGCAACGGGTCGTCTGCGCAGCGATGCCGTGCTGGAACCGCAGCCCGACACCGCAGCGAACGCCTCGAAGCTGGCCGGGTTCTATCCCGCGGTGGTCGCCGGCGAATGGGTACAGACGCCGAGTGAGAGCACTCAGGCGCCGCTTGACGTTCTGGGCAACCACGCAGCGGCGGCGATCCGTCGGCGCATGGGCGGTTTCCTGGGGATCCAGGAAACGTCGAACCTGTTTGCGAAGATGCAGCGCGACTATCCCGACCTGGTCAAGGAGATGTTGCGTGTCGTCGCCCCGCAGCGCGTCGCGGACGTGCTGCGCCGCCTCTCCGAAGAAGGCGTGCCGGTGCGCAATCTGCGCGATGCGTTCGAAGCGATCACCGACGTGGGTGGGCGCGAGAAGGATGTGGTCCTGTTGACCGAGTACGTGCGCGTCGCGCTCAAGCGTGAAATCGCGGATCGCTATTCAGACGATGAGCGCACCCTGCATGTACTGTTGATCCATCCGGAACTCGAGGACAAGTTGCGGCAATCGGTCCGCGTGGCGGGCGGTGCCAGCCAACTTGCAATCTCCCCTGAGCTGGCCGGACGCCTGGGCAACGAGGTGCGCGCGCACCTGGCCCGTCAGGCGCCCGGGGTCAAGCCGGTGCTGTTGTGTTCGCTGGACGTGCGAAGGCACCTGCGCAAGCTCATGGAGGTCGACTTCTTCGACCTGCCGGTGCTTTCTTACCAGGAACTCGCGCCGGACCTGCGCATCGTGCAGGCGGGGCAGATCAATGCGTAG
- a CDS encoding flagellar biosynthetic protein FliO: protein MVHARSSRFCFPLAAAAVMAPGLALAGVAPAAAAPTPGDSFIGELLAILIPLVLIIAGLLFLLRLLRRRYGLSGSDAPLSVVQILPVGPRERLVLVKSRGGRVFAIGVGAHSVNFVTDMAPEDLQTPVSSTAAASPELPVNIDGHR, encoded by the coding sequence ATGGTCCACGCACGCTCGTCCCGCTTCTGCTTCCCTCTGGCCGCTGCCGCCGTCATGGCCCCTGGACTCGCGCTGGCCGGCGTCGCTCCCGCCGCGGCCGCGCCAACACCCGGTGATTCATTCATTGGCGAATTGCTTGCCATCCTGATTCCGCTGGTACTGATCATCGCGGGCCTGCTCTTCCTGCTGCGTCTTCTGCGTCGGCGTTACGGCTTGTCGGGCAGTGATGCCCCGTTGTCGGTGGTGCAGATCCTGCCCGTTGGACCCCGCGAACGCCTCGTACTGGTGAAATCCCGGGGCGGCCGTGTCTTCGCGATCGGCGTGGGCGCCCATTCAGTGAATTTCGTCACCGATATGGCCCCTGAAGATCTGCAAACCCCTGTTTCATCCACTGCTGCTGCGTCCCCTGAACTGCCGGTCAATATCGACGGACATCGTTAA
- a CDS encoding sensor histidine kinase: protein MNEVLEAVPFACAAFDRATGALVAGNSRFEADLGTLPGHAQRDALLATLYGELSGDARGQEIRAPGSGRWYALHWRELDCGDRALSLLTAVDISERIEALDSHRSQQEKLLFTSRMMSVGEMAATLAHELNQPLAAIVNYLNGSLRLVSQAGGPVQVERALMAARTQAEHASAVIARVREFVRAREPRRDAQDLPLIVDTVLELLRLEAERMQLRVELALAGGLPAVYADRVMVEQVLLNLVKNAIEAMREVPAAQRGLRIEARVNLDGDVEVRVCDRGPGLSQAESEQLFSPFYTTKSDGLGIGLAICRSIIEYHEGRLFFEARDGGGSVFGFTLPTPDRRM, encoded by the coding sequence TTGAACGAGGTCCTCGAGGCGGTACCGTTCGCCTGCGCGGCCTTCGACCGGGCGACCGGCGCGCTGGTCGCCGGCAACAGCCGGTTCGAGGCCGACCTCGGCACGCTGCCCGGCCATGCCCAGCGCGACGCCCTGCTGGCCACGCTGTATGGCGAGCTCAGTGGCGACGCGCGTGGCCAGGAAATCCGCGCACCCGGCAGCGGCCGCTGGTACGCGTTGCACTGGCGTGAGCTCGATTGCGGGGACCGTGCGCTGTCACTGCTCACCGCGGTCGACATCAGCGAGCGCATCGAAGCGCTCGACTCGCACAGATCGCAGCAGGAGAAACTGCTTTTCACCTCGCGGATGATGTCGGTCGGGGAGATGGCGGCAACGCTTGCCCACGAACTCAACCAGCCGCTGGCGGCGATCGTGAACTACCTCAACGGCAGCCTGCGCCTGGTCTCGCAGGCCGGCGGCCCGGTGCAGGTGGAACGTGCCCTGATGGCCGCACGCACCCAGGCCGAACATGCCAGCGCGGTGATCGCGCGGGTGCGCGAATTCGTCCGGGCGCGGGAGCCCAGGCGCGATGCGCAGGACCTGCCGCTGATCGTGGACACGGTGCTCGAACTGTTGCGGCTGGAGGCCGAACGGATGCAGCTGCGGGTGGAACTGGCGCTCGCGGGTGGGCTGCCGGCGGTCTACGCGGATCGCGTCATGGTCGAACAGGTCCTGCTGAACCTGGTCAAGAACGCGATCGAAGCCATGCGCGAAGTGCCTGCCGCGCAGCGTGGCCTGCGCATCGAGGCCCGCGTGAACCTCGACGGCGACGTCGAGGTACGCGTCTGCGACCGCGGGCCAGGCCTGAGCCAGGCGGAAAGCGAACAACTGTTCTCGCCGTTCTACACGACCAAATCGGATGGACTCGGGATCGGGCTGGCGATCTGCCGGTCGATCATCGAGTACCACGAGGGCCGCCTGTTCTTCGAAGCCCGGGACGGCGGCGGTAGTGTGTTCGGCTTCACGCTGCCGACGCCCGACAGGAGGATGTGA
- a CDS encoding response regulator transcription factor: MPATTCIYLVDDNDGFRDSTAWLLETAGFEVRAFASGAAFLTLFDNTRHGDGECLVSDIRMPEMSGLQLQDELLRRGSTLPLVFVTAHGDVPLAVEAMRKGASNFLEKPFSDDALIGALRTALSRERVQAGSPQGAVLAKLSPRERQVLDLVVASKPNKIIADILGISIKTVELHRANMMSKLGVRSLPELMKVALGHG; this comes from the coding sequence ATGCCCGCGACCACGTGCATCTATCTCGTCGACGACAACGACGGCTTCCGCGATTCCACCGCCTGGCTGCTGGAGACCGCTGGCTTCGAGGTGCGGGCATTCGCATCCGGCGCCGCGTTCCTGACCCTGTTCGACAACACCCGGCACGGGGATGGCGAATGCCTGGTGTCGGACATCCGCATGCCGGAAATGAGTGGTCTGCAGCTGCAGGACGAACTGCTGCGGCGCGGCTCGACCCTCCCGCTGGTGTTCGTGACCGCACATGGCGACGTGCCGCTGGCGGTCGAGGCAATGCGCAAGGGCGCGTCGAACTTCCTCGAAAAGCCCTTCAGCGACGACGCCCTGATCGGCGCGCTCCGCACCGCCCTGAGCCGGGAACGCGTGCAGGCCGGGTCGCCGCAGGGCGCCGTGCTGGCGAAGCTGAGCCCGCGCGAGCGGCAGGTGCTCGATCTCGTGGTGGCCAGCAAACCCAACAAGATCATTGCCGACATCCTCGGCATCAGCATCAAGACCGTCGAACTGCATCGGGCCAACATGATGAGCAAACTGGGCGTGCGATCGCTCCCCGAACTGATGAAGGTGGCGTTGGGCCATGGCTGA
- the sctQ gene encoding type III secretion system cytoplasmic ring protein SctQ, translating into MADAMTGRAGPTPLRERLPRLSPVQADTLRQLHGRPRQWVTPAGTLRLRAGRAPRPDGTDAGVFELDADGTRLGLRLASHPAADGDALHWQDRDGRARVLAWSLAHEATLVQISDALGTSLLPLPDAPPPPAADVVWMDLDIASPDGAAAVHGSLRAPATWLQDLLSRADAGPRVPVDPGAWRQLPVIATVAIPAPPLTVADVRSLRPGDVVVVGHVRLPPLHAHAAGLRWPVRAGPDGWRIDGPAAPHPRFQEMPRMSETDATDTPTTDEAPAAEDPTGRLPVEIEFEVGKLELRLSDIAALQPGYVFALPAHLEGANVTIRVNGQVTGQGELVAVGDTLGVRLLSWS; encoded by the coding sequence ATGGCTGACGCGATGACGGGGCGTGCCGGTCCTACGCCGCTGCGCGAGCGCCTGCCGCGGCTCTCGCCGGTCCAGGCCGACACCCTGCGCCAGCTGCATGGGCGCCCGCGGCAATGGGTCACCCCGGCCGGCACCCTGCGTCTTCGCGCCGGACGCGCACCGCGGCCGGATGGAACGGACGCCGGCGTCTTCGAACTCGATGCCGACGGCACCCGCCTGGGCCTGCGTCTGGCCTCGCATCCCGCCGCCGACGGCGACGCCCTGCACTGGCAGGATCGCGACGGCCGCGCGCGCGTGCTGGCCTGGAGCCTCGCCCACGAGGCGACGCTGGTGCAGATCAGCGATGCGCTCGGCACCTCGTTGTTGCCGCTGCCCGACGCGCCGCCGCCCCCGGCCGCGGACGTGGTCTGGATGGACCTGGACATCGCCTCGCCCGATGGCGCCGCCGCGGTGCACGGCAGCCTGCGCGCACCGGCGACCTGGCTGCAGGACCTGCTCTCCCGAGCCGACGCCGGGCCGCGTGTGCCGGTCGATCCGGGCGCATGGCGCCAGCTGCCCGTGATCGCGACCGTGGCGATTCCTGCACCGCCGCTCACCGTCGCCGATGTCCGCAGCCTGCGCCCGGGCGATGTCGTGGTGGTCGGTCACGTTCGCCTGCCGCCCTTGCATGCCCACGCCGCCGGCCTGCGCTGGCCGGTGCGTGCCGGGCCGGACGGATGGCGCATCGACGGCCCCGCCGCCCCCCACCCCCGTTTCCAGGAGATGCCCCGCATGAGCGAAACCGACGCGACCGACACCCCGACGACGGACGAAGCGCCCGCCGCAGAAGACCCGACGGGTCGCCTGCCGGTCGAGATCGAGTTCGAAGTCGGCAAGCTCGAACTCCGGCTCTCCGACATCGCAGCCCTGCAGCCCGGTTACGTGTTCGCGCTGCCTGCGCATCTCGAAGGCGCCAACGTCACGATCCGCGTCAATGGCCAGGTGACGGGCCAGGGCGAACTGGTCGCGGTCGGCGACACGCTGGGCGTCCGCCTGCTGTCCTGGAGCTGA